A window of the Cystobacter fuscus genome harbors these coding sequences:
- a CDS encoding nuclear transport factor 2 family protein codes for MTQHDSWLQLSRRALLGRPDASGASRRAIEDLIIAYAWLIDTGDFAGVGALLGAGIVTGGGPPMTGAAAIEQFYRDTLILYEDGTPKTRHIVSNILVDVDDEAGTAIARSSFTALQAVSGLSLQPIAAGRYDDRFERRDGKWCFVERRMHTELVGDLTHHLQPAVLRRISWPG; via the coding sequence ATGACCCAGCACGACTCATGGTTGCAGCTGTCCAGACGGGCACTGCTCGGACGACCCGATGCCTCCGGCGCCAGCCGCCGGGCGATCGAGGATCTCATCATCGCGTACGCCTGGCTCATCGATACGGGAGACTTCGCCGGAGTGGGTGCCCTGCTCGGTGCCGGTATCGTCACCGGCGGCGGCCCACCGATGACCGGCGCCGCGGCCATCGAGCAGTTCTACCGTGACACTCTCATCCTCTACGAGGATGGTACTCCCAAGACCCGCCACATCGTCAGCAACATCCTCGTCGATGTCGACGACGAGGCGGGGACCGCCATCGCCCGCTCCTCCTTCACCGCTCTGCAGGCCGTGTCCGGTCTGAGCCTGCAGCCGATCGCCGCCGGCCGCTACGACGACCGCTTCGAGCGCCGTGACGGGAAGTGGTGCTTCGTGGAGCGGCGTATGCACACCGAGCTCGTCGGCGACCTCACCCACCATCTGCAACCAGCGGTCCTGCGGCGCATATCCTGGCCGGGTTAG
- a CDS encoding NUDIX hydrolase: MSEERSWTGNWAVRLYERVRERGYDSLTAFADARPTASLVALAKELGEDDIAGVQVLRGLLAEAEQRKQVTRFVRDVFVRLWSQSVPGGWPAVMDDANRFKVAKALGSWFAYTPETHKECVDQASDALLASPPPPGWRPLGPDDELLRTLLPDEFPRPVKKT, encoded by the coding sequence ATGAGCGAGGAGCGGTCCTGGACTGGCAACTGGGCGGTCCGCCTGTACGAGCGAGTCCGCGAGCGTGGTTACGATTCGCTCACTGCCTTCGCGGATGCGCGCCCCACCGCTTCTCTGGTGGCTCTGGCCAAGGAGCTTGGCGAGGACGACATCGCCGGGGTGCAGGTGTTGCGCGGGCTGCTCGCCGAGGCGGAGCAGCGCAAGCAGGTCACGCGCTTTGTGCGTGATGTATTCGTGCGCCTGTGGTCTCAAAGCGTCCCCGGCGGTTGGCCAGCAGTGATGGACGACGCCAACCGTTTCAAGGTCGCCAAGGCACTCGGCTCGTGGTTTGCCTACACCCCAGAAACCCATAAGGAGTGCGTCGACCAGGCCAGCGATGCACTCCTCGCCTCACCACCGCCGCCAGGCTGGCGTCCACTCGGCCCCGACGACGAGTTGCTGCGCACACTCCTGCCCGATGAGTTTCCCAGACCGGTGAAAAAGACATGA
- a CDS encoding class I SAM-dependent methyltransferase, translating to MTTQRPPQQTWWAEHLATVRRYDEMESRLTASVSERMLDLACLRPGMRVLDVASGMGEPSLRAAHRVGPSGFVLGTDLSDGMLEVAREKARAQALSNIEFRTADAEMLEVPEQSFDAATVRWALMYMPRPERALERLWRALRPSAPLVCACWAGPGQVEYASLPRRSLARFRPLPPVEPEAPSVFRFSDPELLRPLLTRTGFVMEHVESMHVPVMEAEDGTGVVRWIRELGGPVAKIVEELPPETQRAWEEEVARECQPHRTGGKVLLGGVTWLVVARRPLHLDTHA from the coding sequence ATGACAACCCAGAGACCACCACAGCAGACTTGGTGGGCCGAGCACCTCGCCACCGTCCGCCGATACGATGAGATGGAGTCCCGCCTCACGGCGTCCGTCAGCGAACGGATGCTCGATCTGGCCTGCCTTCGGCCGGGCATGAGGGTGCTCGATGTGGCTTCGGGGATGGGCGAGCCTTCCCTGCGCGCCGCGCACCGGGTGGGCCCCTCCGGCTTCGTGCTGGGAACGGACCTGTCCGACGGCATGCTGGAGGTCGCACGGGAGAAGGCACGTGCCCAGGCCCTCTCGAACATCGAGTTTCGTACCGCAGATGCGGAAATGCTCGAGGTGCCGGAGCAGTCTTTCGATGCGGCGACCGTGCGCTGGGCGTTGATGTACATGCCCCGGCCCGAGCGGGCACTCGAGCGGCTCTGGCGGGCGCTCCGTCCATCCGCTCCCCTGGTGTGCGCATGTTGGGCGGGGCCCGGGCAGGTCGAGTACGCATCGCTGCCGCGCAGGAGCCTGGCCCGCTTCCGTCCGCTTCCCCCTGTCGAGCCCGAGGCCCCGAGCGTGTTCCGCTTCTCCGACCCCGAGTTGCTGCGCCCGTTGTTGACGCGCACCGGGTTCGTCATGGAGCACGTCGAGTCCATGCATGTGCCCGTGATGGAAGCCGAGGATGGAACAGGAGTCGTGCGATGGATTCGCGAGCTGGGGGGCCCCGTGGCGAAGATCGTGGAGGAGCTGCCGCCGGAGACACAACGGGCGTGGGAGGAGGAGGTTGCCCGCGAATGCCAGCCCCATCGGACAGGAGGGAAGGTCCTGCTCGGCGGAGTGACATGGCTCGTCGTGGCGAGGAGGCCATTGCATCTTGATACCCATGCCTGA
- a CDS encoding polysaccharide lyase family protein has product MIGLNYNLKPTWTKYDWAVYSGPETSSLNTFGIANDQYGIWILNGSQEYLNGGPTKLRGAVQGMGMNINTNENHGSGEGPDQTLPTGKVWQKIYGPYLVYANTGTSHTALLQDAQTKGAQEVAAWPYSWLAVSESVYPRNRGTITGTLKIPGQSTANAQIVVADPGMDWIFQGAMNYIYSTQADANGHFTVPKLRPHTYTLYAYVPGVLGDYQLGNVTVTANTTTDLGTLTWNPPQQQQRLFRVGTPNRSAGEFRFGNLPRQFGLWFRYYDEMGSDELTYTVGSSTNDDWYYAQPVVAGPDGLYHSNKWNINFNLPAVPPNPCTLTVALAGASGLGAFHVYVNGTDISPDTYRGVYTSDDAALYRDAVLRGEYQVYPITFDASLLHAGQNTVSITVRKSGSGTYTGERPVWPAYGIMYDAVQLEAGAQTTNTLLSQGRAVTTSSSDGSNTSGKGNNGSTADRWSASTSTFPQWWRVDLGSERTLRSIVTHWYQNSTIAYKYKIEVSNDDAKYTTVVDKTKNTTPGVSYDTLPSTTKYRYVRVTVTGSSGGAASFYETQVYGD; this is encoded by the coding sequence ATGATCGGCCTGAACTACAATCTCAAGCCGACCTGGACCAAGTATGACTGGGCGGTCTACTCCGGCCCGGAGACTTCGTCGCTGAACACGTTTGGCATCGCGAATGACCAGTATGGAATCTGGATCCTCAACGGCAGCCAGGAATACCTGAATGGTGGCCCGACGAAGCTGCGCGGGGCGGTGCAAGGCATGGGGATGAACATCAACACGAACGAAAACCACGGGAGCGGCGAGGGCCCCGACCAGACCCTCCCGACAGGCAAGGTCTGGCAGAAGATCTATGGCCCGTATCTGGTCTACGCGAACACCGGCACCAGCCACACGGCGCTGCTGCAGGATGCGCAGACGAAAGGCGCGCAGGAAGTGGCCGCCTGGCCCTACTCCTGGCTGGCGGTCAGCGAGAGCGTATATCCCCGCAATCGCGGCACGATCACGGGGACGCTGAAGATCCCGGGACAGTCCACCGCGAACGCCCAGATCGTCGTGGCGGATCCGGGCATGGATTGGATCTTCCAGGGCGCGATGAACTACATCTACTCCACCCAGGCGGATGCCAATGGCCATTTCACCGTGCCGAAGCTGCGCCCGCACACCTACACCCTCTACGCCTACGTGCCCGGCGTGCTGGGAGATTATCAACTCGGTAACGTGACCGTGACCGCCAACACGACGACCGATCTGGGCACGTTGACGTGGAATCCGCCGCAGCAACAGCAGCGGCTGTTCCGCGTGGGGACACCCAATCGTTCCGCCGGTGAGTTCCGCTTCGGCAATCTGCCCCGGCAGTTTGGCCTGTGGTTCCGGTATTACGATGAAATGGGTAGCGACGAGCTCACCTACACCGTGGGCAGCAGCACGAACGACGACTGGTATTATGCGCAGCCAGTCGTCGCCGGACCGGATGGTCTCTACCATTCGAACAAGTGGAACATCAACTTCAACCTGCCAGCGGTTCCGCCCAACCCATGCACTTTGACGGTGGCGCTCGCGGGCGCATCCGGCCTTGGTGCATTCCATGTGTATGTGAACGGAACCGATATCTCGCCGGACACCTATCGCGGAGTCTATACGTCTGATGATGCGGCGTTGTATCGGGATGCCGTGTTGCGGGGAGAGTATCAGGTCTATCCCATCACGTTCGACGCCAGTCTCCTCCACGCCGGCCAGAACACGGTCTCCATTACCGTCCGCAAATCAGGCTCGGGCACATACACTGGCGAGCGCCCGGTCTGGCCCGCCTATGGCATCATGTATGACGCCGTCCAGCTCGAAGCCGGTGCGCAGACGACCAATACCCTGCTCTCGCAGGGCAGAGCGGTCACGACCAGCTCCTCCGACGGCTCGAACACTTCGGGTAAAGGCAACAACGGCAGCACCGCCGACCGTTGGAGCGCCTCGACGAGCACCTTCCCGCAGTGGTGGCGCGTGGATCTCGGCTCGGAGAGGACCCTGCGCTCGATCGTGACCCACTGGTATCAGAACTCCACGATCGCCTATAAATACAAGATTGAGGTCAGCAACGACGACGCGAAATACACGACCGTGGTGGACAAGACGAAAAATACCACCCCGGGCGTGAGTTACGACACGCTGCCGAGTACCACGAAGTATCGTTACGTGCGCGTGACGGTGACGGGCTCGAGCGGTGGTGCGGCATCGTTCTACGAAACCCAGGTCTACGGCGACTGA
- a CDS encoding NUDIX hydrolase gives MSKDRSWEGNWKVRLYERVRERGYDSLTAFTEAYPTASLLELAEELGKDDIAAVQVFSGLVAEAERSRRLSRLVRSQLVRELAEALPNGWPTVMDDANRFKVAVAVSRWGTYTPETHQKRVEQAKAALRATPPPPGWRPLGPDDELLRTLLPDEEV, from the coding sequence ATGAGCAAGGACCGTTCCTGGGAAGGTAACTGGAAGGTGCGTTTATATGAGCGGGTCCGCGAGCGAGGTTATGATTCGCTCACCGCCTTCACCGAGGCGTATCCTACCGCCTCGCTGCTGGAGCTGGCCGAGGAGCTTGGCAAGGATGACATTGCCGCAGTGCAGGTGTTCAGTGGGCTGGTCGCCGAGGCGGAGCGGAGTCGTCGGCTCTCTCGTTTGGTGCGCAGCCAACTCGTGCGCGAGCTGGCCGAAGCACTCCCAAACGGCTGGCCGACCGTGATGGATGATGCAAACCGCTTCAAGGTTGCCGTGGCAGTCTCCCGTTGGGGCACATACACGCCAGAGACTCATCAGAAGCGCGTCGAGCAGGCCAAGGCGGCGCTCCGAGCCACGCCACCACCGCCCGGATGGCGCCCGCTCGGGCCTGACGACGAGTTGCTACGAACGCTCCTACCTGACGAGGAAGTCTGA
- a CDS encoding TetR/AcrR family transcriptional regulator gives MGHSREDKAESHEHIVRIAAARFREAGIDGIGVAELMKEAGLTHGGFYRHFASRDELVAEAIERALQDGGKRATAVLTNSSQSPLAALVDGYLSAAHRDHLATSCAVTTLAGDVARSNDRARSAYTQQVGTYLELLTRLIAADTQPARRKKAITALSTLVGAVSMARAVNDDKLSREILKSAADELKAHLG, from the coding sequence ATGGGCCATTCACGGGAAGACAAGGCAGAGAGTCACGAGCACATCGTGCGGATCGCCGCCGCGCGGTTCCGCGAAGCGGGTATCGACGGCATCGGCGTGGCAGAGCTCATGAAGGAGGCCGGCCTGACGCACGGCGGCTTCTACCGGCACTTCGCCTCGCGCGACGAGCTGGTGGCCGAAGCGATCGAGCGCGCGCTACAGGATGGAGGAAAGCGGGCGACGGCCGTCCTGACGAACAGCTCGCAGTCCCCCCTGGCGGCGCTGGTGGATGGCTACCTCAGCGCGGCGCACCGCGATCATCTGGCGACCAGTTGTGCCGTCACGACCCTCGCCGGAGACGTGGCCCGCAGCAACGACCGGGCGAGGTCCGCCTATACACAGCAGGTGGGCACGTACCTGGAGCTGCTCACCCGGCTGATCGCCGCTGACACCCAACCCGCGAGAAGAAAGAAGGCCATCACCGCGCTCTCCACGCTGGTCGGCGCCGTGTCCATGGCCCGCGCGGTGAACGACGACAAGCTCTCCCGGGAGATCCTCAAGTCCGCCGCCGACGAATTGAAGGCCCACCTGGGGTGA
- a CDS encoding tautomerase family protein: protein MTVVILVHVDDGRHPDCLAAIESTIARSDEEHPMPMIDVYAVAGTFGNKRELTQALNAALMKWEKVPRIPLFLDNTAAFIHDLQPDALATARGDSNYVRVQILTPVGTLDREKKLGVVKELTDIIASAAGDPSLVERTWVLIAEAPDGGWGIDGHAYTNAEIAEAARRELSGR, encoded by the coding sequence ATGACGGTCGTCATCCTGGTTCATGTGGATGACGGTCGTCATCCTGATTGTCTTGCCGCGATCGAGTCCACCATCGCCCGAAGTGACGAGGAGCACCCCATGCCCATGATTGATGTGTACGCCGTTGCGGGAACCTTCGGCAACAAACGCGAGCTGACCCAGGCGCTCAACGCGGCGCTGATGAAGTGGGAGAAGGTTCCCAGGATCCCGCTGTTCCTGGACAATACCGCCGCGTTCATCCACGACCTGCAACCCGACGCGCTCGCCACGGCCCGGGGAGACAGCAACTACGTCCGCGTCCAGATCCTGACCCCGGTCGGGACGCTCGACCGCGAGAAGAAGCTTGGCGTGGTCAAGGAGCTGACCGACATCATCGCCTCCGCGGCGGGGGATCCCAGCCTCGTGGAGCGCACCTGGGTCCTCATCGCCGAGGCACCGGACGGGGGGTGGGGCATCGATGGGCACGCCTACACCAATGCCGAGATCGCCGAGGCCGCTCGCCGCGAACTCTCGGGAAGGTAG